A single genomic interval of Pan paniscus chromosome 18, NHGRI_mPanPan1-v2.0_pri, whole genome shotgun sequence harbors:
- the ATP6V0C gene encoding V-type proton ATPase 16 kDa proteolipid subunit c: MSESKSGPEYASFFAVMGASAAMVFSALGAAYGTAKSGTGIAAMSVMRPELIMKSIIPVVMAGIIAIYGLVVAVLIANSLNDDISLYKSFLQLGAGLSVGLSGLAAGFAIGIVGDAGVRGTAQQPRLFVGMILILIFAEVLGLYGLIVALILSTK; this comes from the exons ATGTCCGAGTCCAAGAGCGGCCCCGAGTATGCTTCGTTTTTCGCCGTCATGGGCGCCTCGGCCGCCATGGTCTTCAGCG CCCTGGGTGCTGCCTATGGCACAGCCAAGAGCGGTACCGGCATTGCGGCCATGTCTGTCATGCGGCCGGAGCTGATCATGAAGTCCATCATCCCAGTGGTCATGGCTGGCATCATCGCCATCTACGGCCTGGTGGTGGCAGTCCTCATCGCCAACTCCCTGAATGATGACATCAGCCTCTACAA GAGCTTCCTCCAGCTGGGCGCCGGCCTGAGCGTGGGCCTGAGCGGCCTGGCAGCCGGCTTTGCCATCGGCATCGTGGGGGACGCTGGCGTGCGGGGCACCGCCCAGCAGCCCCGACTATTCGTGGGCATGATCCTGATTCTCATCTTCGCCGAGGTGCTCGGCCTCTACGGTCTCATCGTCGCCCTCATCCTCTCCACAAAGTAG